From the Dermacentor variabilis isolate Ectoservices chromosome 5, ASM5094787v1, whole genome shotgun sequence genome, the window GAATATTCCAACAACATTTATTACCATGAAGCAGCCACTATACAGCATTCAAGAATGACAACACAGCTGAAATGAGACATCTTAAAAGAAATTTGTAGTTTCATATAAATAACTGCCATTCTTGCTTTTCCAAACATGCAGAACTCTCTGGCATAGCTTTGCCTGTTAGTTGCAGAACACGGACACCAATGCGCTGTCTAAATTTTGATGGCATGCAAGTGTAATTGGAGCACAGAAACTTGTTTTGCAGGATCTACATGAATATGTTATTCGTTCACATTTTTGTGTATGTACACATCTGTATAAACATTTCTGTAGTACGTTTTGTATGTGCTGCATATAATTACTGTATCTCTGCTCCTGCTGTATTAAAATAGAGGACCAGACTTCTGGTCAAGCTAAGTTAACTGCATTTTGTGTTCTCTCCTCCTACCCaggaaataaaattgaattgaagGAAAAAGTGAGGGCACATGCATTCGTAAATTTGGAGGATCAACCAGTAATTGTTAAGGTAGCACTTTTTTttcaaagtgcaacaaatttttccATTCACAGCGCCAGGTTTACAGCGGGAAACTGATAAGTGAGCATGATAGCAATGGACACTGGCATTATAGAGAGGTGGCTTATGCTGAGGACTTCATTTGCAAGAGAGGACTTTTTATGTTGTAATGTTCCTTGGAAAGACCGAGAACATAAATATAGTGAGCACCTTTTTAAACAGGAAACATAGTGCATTTATTGGCAGCAAAGTTATATAAACTTGAAACCAACTACAGAGGTCCTTCCAAGTTAGGGAGTCCTCCCAAGTCCCCTATGAGGAAGACCTACCTAGGGAGGTTTTCCTTAGGTGGGAGGAGGAGCTTAAAATTTTGATTTTTCACTGAACTACTAAGGTCGTTTGTCAATTCTATTAATATAAAATAAAGTGCAATCTTTTTCATCATAACCTTATGTGTTGTGTATAGACTGAAACTAAAGCAGAACGATGGTTACTTTTGCTGAAACCAGATATCCAATTTAGCCGTCCTACCACTGTGGACAGAAGTGCAATATCAAAATTTTTAAATTGTTTCTACACAGTCATGCTGCATGGAATTAGGGCACATTCTGCATTAGCTGAATATGGACGAACACGTCGTACGATTTGGTTTGTCTAGgctgtgaaataaagaaaagatttTTAATAGTCTCTAAACAATTTCTTGCATCGTCCAACATTaaaaacaacagaaagctgagcaagTTCATAGAGAATCCTTTATGATAAGGCACCATTTGTGTTGTCCTGATCGTTCTTATGTACGTGTTTCTCATGACTAGTCTTTAAGATCTTTAAAACTGTTACCCTCCAGATTCCTGTGCATATCAAACATCCAGCGTAGATTCAGGGACATCCGGGATGGATATCTGGAATATGCAAAGTAGCTGTGCGGATAACCATGGTTGCTTTGTGTGCCTATGGTCCTAAAAATGTGATAAATTCTGCCTTCGTTGTGTCAACCTCTACACCAATATCCTCAATGTATGATTTCAGAAAACATTTAAAGTAGCCCAGTATATTACAAGTATGTGAGACTatatggccggtggtaatgcCATTCACTTATCTGTTACATACTACTGTGGTGATCTCGTTAGGCTTTGGACTCCCATAAGAAAGTGCAGTTTGTGCCACAACCTGCTGGCAAACTACAATGGACCGTGTGTTGTCATCGACAAGATCAGCAAAGTGCACTATACTCTAGCGCACCTAACAAAAACTGGTAGATGCTCTACTAGGACACAAGTAGCGCATGTCACCAGGTTGAAATCATACATGCGGTGACAAGCCActtgactcgcccagtgggctttgtctgcaAGGAAAGGTATGTTGCATCCAAGTGTGTAAAAGGGACACGAAGATGGAAAGGAGAAGGAAGACTATGCAGTGGCCATTCCTGCTGTTTGTAGCCTGCTGTTCCTGGTGTTCAAGGCCTAAACAAACCTTCTCCCCGTGCTCATAATAGCATATACAGCACTAGCATCACAGCCACCAGCATTGCCAGCACAGTTACACATGCATTTGTAAAATGAGCTGGGAATCTAAAACCTGTGTGAACCTCAGTTCCCTTAGAGACAAGATTTTCAATGCATTGGTTCATAAAAGATGCACTAAGTTTTATCCTACCTGCTGCTTTGCCAAGCTGCATCCAGGCTGCCATTTCCTCCTTTGTATATGGGTTAACTTCATCCTCAGCAACCCTTTCTTCACTGGTTTCAGATCCCATCTCCTTAACTTCACTTGCACCTTCTTCAACTCCTTTGTCACTACCACAGTCCTCGCTTGTTTCCACAACTGCTGGACCATAGCGCATCGGCCTTCCCTTCTTTCGTCTGTTGCCCGTAGCCGGCCGCCTCAGCTCTTCGTTACTAGCATCCAAGTCCTGCGAAGACAAAGGACCATCGCCACCACTTTTCTCATCTGCTTGCGCCGGTTCAACAGGTGGTGTTGCCATGGGCATGGCCTCTAAAGGATAGATGATGGTTTTGTTGTCCTCTTCGCCCTCTTCGTCATCAGCCTTCCTATCTGCCTCGAGTGAACAAATGGGGCTCCCATTGTCCTTCATGCAAAGTGCTACAGGCATCTCGGATGCCATTGGACTAGCTCCTTCCTCGTCAGTCAACTCGGGGTTGCTGCCGTCCATCCTGTGGTCTTCCTTGAAACCGTCTGGGCTTCCATTCTCGGCAAAGCCACAGTCGTCCCCAGCCCTCAAGTCATCCTCGTCATCCAAGTCGCCATCGACTTTGTCCTCGAGGTCATCGATGTCCTCCaggtcgtcgtcgtcctcctcctccttgctcTGGTCCACCGAGTTGAGGATGCGCACAGCCGTCTTTTTGAGGAAGGACACCAGCTTGAGCGAGCCCTGTGGGTTGTCGTCGGCGGGGTCACCAGCTCCGCTGGCAGCGACGCCTCCGTTGGCGCCCCCGCCGCCGGCAGGCACCGCCGCGGCGCGGCTCCTAGCGGCCGCCGCGCGTCGGCGCCGTCGCAGCTGGTCCCGCTGGCTGACGTCCGAGTGGAAGCGGATGATGTGGTGGCGCAGGTTACGACGCTCGCTGAAGCCGCGCCCGCAAGCCTTGCAGTAACATGGCTTGACGCCCGTGTGGATGCGCTCGTGGCGCTGCAGCGAGAAGATGCGGTCGAACGACTTGCTGCAGTAGCTGCACTGGAAGGGCAGCCGCATTCCCGCCTCCTGGCTCGACGACGGGCACGAAGAGCCGACCTTAGAGCCGCCGGGGCCGCGTTGCGGCGGCGCGGCGCAGTGCGGCGACGAGAACTCCGGTACCGAGGAGGTCGAGGTCGGCGCCACCGAGGTCGTCGTCGGGGGCATGGCGAGCGGCATGCCCATGGCGATGTTAGGCAGCGACCCCGGCTGCAGGAAGTGGCCCGCCAGGGCGCCCAGTTGGAGGGCCTGGTCGAACGAGACTCGCGGCTCGCCGATGAGCGCCTCGGGAAGCGGGCTCAGCACGGGCAGGCCCGCGGGCGGCGGTGGCGCGAGGCCGGCCTTGCCCTCGATCACCTGGTGCACCTGCTCGTGGACCAAGAGCTGGCTGCGCCACTTGAACACGGCGCCGCACTTGTCGCAATGGTGCTCCTTGACGGCACGCGTGTGCGCCTGCAGGTGGTCGCAGAGGCCCCGCAGGCTCGGCTGAGTCTCGCCGCAGATGCCGCACTTGTACAGGGTGTACTGCTGCTCCGTCAACGGGTTCACCACGTCGACCTTGCTCGCCAGCGGCACCTCGGCCTGAAGCTTCATGCTGCGCCAAGCGTCCATGCCCAGCAGCGACGACGGGGACGGTAGGCCCGCGGCGGCAAGGCTCGAGCTCAAGTTGGCCGTCATGTGCGATAGGCTGCCCACGCACGACGTCGTGGTGGCCACGTCTTGGGACTCGGACTTGACCGGTCCGTAGCTCTCGGGGGGTTCCTCCTTGACCGGCGGCGGCTCGGCCGGCGCGGCGTCCTGGGGAAACTCCGGAGGCACGTCCGTCTCGGACCGGGGCCCCCCCTCGGCGGGCCGCGGCATCGAGAGGTCCTCCTCGCGGCTGTCGTCCGTGGGCGGCTCGGCGCCGCAGTAGGCGCCCGGCGACGACAGGTGGTCCGGCGGCGCGTCCCTCCGGAGCCTCGAGAGGCGCGGCTCCACGGCGGGCGCCGCGCTGTCGTGCGTCGTCTTGATGTGGAAGCGCAACGTGTGCAGGTACTTGAAGCCGCGGCCGCATTGCTCGCACGAGTAGGGCTTGGCCGCGGGAGTGCGCCGGCTGTACGGCTTGGCCTGCTGCTGGTGCTGACGCAGCACGTGCGCGGCGTACTGCGCCATCAGCTGCTCGGgcgactgctgctgctggtggtggtcCATGCTGGCGAAGATGGGCGCGACCGACGACGGGACGCTCAGCGACTGCACCGCGCACGGGTGCAAGGACGACGAAgcggagctgctgctgctgctgacatgGCTGCTGGCGACGTCGCACGGCAGAATCATCGCACGAGGCTCCAGATATGCCCAGCCCACACGAGGAACGGCACGAAACTCCGCTGCCCCCCTGGCGTCAGGAACAAGCGTCGCACGCTTCTAAAGGTCGCCTACACTCGTAGTCTTCTTCGGCCTCAGTGTCGGCAGTTACTCCGTCGAGTGGGGAACATGACGCTTCTACGCTGACTTGAACAGTGCGCTGTCTATTGTACACAATGAGGTAGTAGGTCGGTGAACGGGAGTGGCGCTAAGATCCTCCACTTCTCGCATTACCCGTAATAATGGTGGCTTACTAGAAGCGACGCTTTTGGAAGTAGCTCCGTGTCGCCCATGCCACGTAGGGTTCCTGCGACCAATAAGAACCAAGAGCAGCGTGTGAGTCAAAACCGCGCGCTGGCTCGCGAAGCGATCgcatgtcacacacacacacacacacacacacacacacacaacgcagtATTCACTAATACGACACGGTATCCTACCAGACGAGCTAAACTGGAGGCGGTAAAAACAGAACGGCAACAAGAAAATCATGCACCGGTATGGCCGCGGCCACCCGCCCAGCTGCAGCCAAGTCGAACTGAGTGTTGTCCTTGCCGCGTTGCACAAGATTCGCGAAGAGGCCCTAGAACCAAGATGCCAAGCGATCATTTTCACGGACACCCTAAAGACTCTGGGACGCCCTGAAGAGACTCGCGGGCACCATACTCGCGCACATGTGAGGCAGCAGGCTCCGTGGCGGACAGTAATTTGGAAGTACCGGGACGCGTACCGCGTCGGTAACGAGGCCGCGCATGCCCTGGCGAGCGAGTCAGCGGACCGCGCCGAACGACCCCAGCCGAAGCGTCAGTATGGCCTAAGGAGGAGTGCTCTGGCGGCACAAACTACGACAAATGACCACCTGCTACCGCCAAGCTTATAGCCACCATAGAAAACAAAACTTGTTTTTCTGGTGACTCAAACCAAGCCTGCCACGCGGCGCCCAAGCGCTAGTTGATACTGCGTGCAATGGCTACGCCTTGACAGGCGATGTGCTGGCCAAATGGCGCCATTACAAGGCACCATTACACCTTGGGCAGCGAGGGAGCGGACAATTCCAGCATGGGAGCCGAGGACTGTGATGCTGCTTGCCCAAAAACACCGGTCACGCACCGTTGACgaaacacatgttgtgggagggTATAATACTTTTGTATGAAACAGTGGACGACAGCGACGGTAGACGCCGCGCAACGCAGCAGTCCCCCTTGTACGCAAGGCGGTCGCATTGTTTACCACATTTTCCTATATATAGGCTATGGAGCCAGCCATTTTCTGTGTAAAGATCTATTAATTaatatgcaaactttttttttttttttttactgcagaagCAGTGTATGGATAGGACTCCCGCAGACTTCGGCTTTCGGTATACGAATGGAACGTCATTTTAGCGATATGACGGCGCCCAAACTTTGCTCGCTTCAGGCCAAACGGGTACACCAACTTCTGAGAACCCGTTTTCCTCTTCACGGGAAGTGATGGCGTTGCAGACTACCTTTGTGATCTCGCCTCAGCAGCAAAAGTGCAGGCGTCATCTTGACGCGTCACTTGCAAACGGGCAAGTAGACGCAAGAGTGGTCTTTATACCGAGCCACTTGCGGGCGCCACCAAAAGAGTCCGTCCTTAAAATTAGGCGCAataagcttaagaatacaacgaACAACAGGAAAGGTGAATATTGACGAAAAAGAATGAAACCGTTGAAcagaaaaaattatgcggatccaacACACTGCGGGAATCGACGTgggcgaagctttctgtgctgtttgctttgattgacggcgattagcggtgatgttgacggcgaatgttcaatttcttcagcgtttataATTCAATACGAGAGTGTtgagttgatggtaaatgttAACTTGCTTGCACCAGTTTGCGTAGCACACTGAACACGCATCGAGaggcgtttgcttgaggcgttgttgtgcgccactgttcataacctctgagaaggttAGTATTGTCATTTCCTCGCAGGGCgccgtggcagaagtgttaaacacTAATTGAATTACGGGGCTGTGCGTGTCAAAATCACAATCGGATTAtccggcacgccgtagtggaagctGCACGTAAAATCCAAGTAGACGAgagttttcgtatttcgcccccgtcgaaatgtggctgccgcggtgGGCCCATAAGTGTTGATCTGACGTGTgactgcttccgtagtgtcgcctagagtGCGGACGTCGTGCgtgtcagttgtccgcttgacaaatttacaTGATGTTTATTTTTCTGATGTAGGAGAAACGTATACCGTATTGTACCGTGCCTTGAAATAAAATTTATCCAGAAGCGTTTCCTCGCCTTTTCCCTCTCCCGCCCTGGACATACACGAGTTGCAAGCGAAGAGCGCCAAGGCTGTAATTCACTCGTTTCGTggctgcgtcggttctacccattctctgcatgCTCTCCCTACCTCCTCTCTACTATTCTATATAGTAACTACAATCTTGACGGTTGCACGTTAGtatagaaaggtaagcgctgcagtttctgcgatGCTTTTGGGGGTAGTCGCGGATAATTACAGCCGTGCAGAGGGTATTGCGGCGACGCACAGGgaactccagagggcattgtgcacatgcgacgcgGTGCAATGCCCAAACGAGCTCCTGGCGTCTCATTTCCAGCATGCTCACCCTGAAGCCCCTCCCGATgcagcgtgcaagacagcaggagcaacagcagtggaaaagtggAAGGAAGAGGCTCACAAGGGCACGCACGAACTCCTTTAGGGTAAGGGAGCGCCAGACTTCCTTAAAAGGGAGTTAAAATCTCAAGGAAGTTGGGGTCGTGTCAGTGGCCAACAGCCAGTTATTAAGAGAGCGTCCAGCAGCGGTGTTGGGCTTTATGTTTGGTTAatcaaagatcggtag encodes:
- the LOC142583379 gene encoding uncharacterized protein LOC142583379 isoform X2; translation: MILPCDVASSHVSSSSSSASSSLHPCAVQSLSVPSSVAPIFASMDHHQQQQSPEQLMAQYAAHVLRQHQQQAKPYSRRTPAAKPYSCEQCGRGFKYLHTLRFHIKTTHDSAAPAVEPRLSRLRRDAPPDHLSSPGAYCGAEPPTDDSREEDLSMPRPAEGGPRSETDVPPEFPQDAAPAEPPPVKEEPPESYGPVKSESQDVATTTSCVGSLSHMTANLSSSLAAAGLPSPSSLLGMDAWRSMKLQAEVPLASKVDVVNPLTEQQYTLYKCGICGETQPSLRGLCDHLQAHTRAVKEHHCDKCGAVFKWRSQLLVHEQVHQVIEGKAGLAPPPPAGLPVLSPLPEALIGEPRVSFDQALQLGALAGHFLQPGSLPNIAMGMPLAMPPTTTSVAPTSTSSVPEFSSPHCAAPPQRGPGGSKVGSSCPSSSQEAGMRLPFQCSYCSKSFDRIFSLQRHERIHTGVKPCYCKACGRGFSERRNLRHHIIRFHSDVSQRDQLRRRRRAAAARSRAAAVPAGGGGANGGVAASGAGDPADDNPQGSLKLVSFLKKTAVRILNSVDQSKEEEDDDDLEDIDDLEDKVDGDLDDEDDLRAGDDCGFAENGSPDGFKEDHRMDGSNPELTDEEGASPMASEMPVALCMKDNGSPICSLEADRKADDEEGEEDNKTIIYPLEAMPMATPPVEPAQADEKSGGDGPLSSQDLDASNEELRRPATGNRRKKGRPMRYGPAVVETSEDCGSDKGVEEGASEVKEMGSETSEERVAEDEVNPYTKEEMAAWMQLGKAAGSNPASYENGEASSPDPDGKAGTAGRGPFLSAYNPRMDMAERPISRDEACTPQMGPDGKFVYPCSYCYKTFSSTSDLNRHMDFHEAGNCSFKLM
- the LOC142583379 gene encoding uncharacterized protein LOC142583379 isoform X1, giving the protein MILPCDVASSHVSSSSSSASSSLHPCAVQSLSVPSSVAPIFASMDHHQQQQSPEQLMAQYAAHVLRQHQQQAKPYSRRTPAAKPYSCEQCGRGFKYLHTLRFHIKTTHDSAAPAVEPRLSRLRRDAPPDHLSSPGAYCGAEPPTDDSREEDLSMPRPAEGGPRSETDVPPEFPQDAAPAEPPPVKEEPPESYGPVKSESQDVATTTSCVGSLSHMTANLSSSLAAAGLPSPSSLLGMDAWRSMKLQAEVPLASKVDVVNPLTEQQYTLYKCGICGETQPSLRGLCDHLQAHTRAVKEHHCDKCGAVFKWRSQLLVHEQVHQVIEGKAGLAPPPPAGLPVLSPLPEALIGEPRVSFDQALQLGALAGHFLQPGSLPNIAMGMPLAMPPTTTSVAPTSTSSVPEFSSPHCAAPPQRGPGGSKVGSSCPSSSQEAGMRLPFQCSYCSKSFDRIFSLQRHERIHTGVKPCYCKACGRGFSERRNLRHHIIRFHSDVSQRDQLRRRRRAAAARSRAAAVPAGGGGANGGVAASGAGDPADDNPQGSLKLVSFLKKTAVRILNSVDQSKEEEDDDDLEDIDDLEDKVDGDLDDEDDLRAGDDCGFAENGSPDGFKEDHRMDGSNPELTDEEGASPMASEMPVALCMKDNGSPICSLEADRKADDEEGEEDNKTIIYPLEAMPMATPPVEPAQADEKSGGDGPLSSQDLDASNEELRRPATGNRRKKGRPMRYGPAVVETSEDCGSDKGVEEGASEVKEMGSETSEERVAEDEVNPYTKEEMAAWMQLGKAAGSNPASYENGEASSPDPDGKAGTAGRGPFLSAYNPRMDMAERPISRDEACTPQMGPDGKFVYPCSYCYKTFSSTSDLNRHMDFHEGIRQFLCRACSYHAVTQSDLSRHEKTRQHLVRQQNACSSCGLGFNSPALLGDHALSCGAVRDLTSKVQSTTEANNNDRSFESRNGESLPARPRPLAEDSAGHSSSGGGSRLEKSCVLLKKKLLCFEGAL